CGATCGCGGTCGCCGGGGCCCCGGCCTCGATATCGTCGGCGACGGCGCGCACGTCGGTGGCGACGTCCTGTGCCGACGCGTCGCCGCGAACCGAGACGAGCAGGCGGGCGGACTCGTACTCGCCGTCCTCGGTCCGGTAGAGCACCGTCGACGCCGCCTCCTCGTCGGCCGCGAAGAGGACGTCGTACAGCCCCGCGAGGTCCTCGTCGGGGAGGCCGTCGCCGTCCGCATCCCGCTCGTCGAGCGCGGCGGCGACGGTCTCGTTCTCGCTCGCGAGCGCCGCGAGGGTCGCGGTCGGCCCCTCGATCGCCGCGGTTCCGTCCGCGCGCACGTCGACGGTGCCGCCCTCGTCCACCGCGCCCGTCGCGCGGTCGATCGCCGCGAGGGTCGCGGGGTCGGTCACGTCGCCGCGTATCAACACCTGTGCCCGCGAGTTCGGCCCGCGGTCCTGGAAGTTCTCGCCGAGGTAGGTCGCGTCGTCGGCCACGGTGTACGTCCCGGTCGCCAGCGGCCCCGGCAGCGACTTCGCCCAGTCGGGGGCGTCCTCGGGCAGGAAGTCGGCCTCGTTGAACTCGGTGTCGATGCCGGTCGCGCCGTAGGCGCCGGCCGTCGCGAGCAGGAACGCCACCAGCACCACCGCCAGCGGCGCCCGCCGGGCGAGCGCCACGCCGCCCGAGAGCGCGCGGGTGACGGCCCCGCCGCCGACGCCGAACGGCGATTTCGCCCGGTCGCGGCCGAACCGCCGTTCGAGCAGGTCGTCGACCTCGACCTTCAGCGCCGGCACGAACGCGGCGAACGCGACGAACGTCGCGAGGATGCCGCCGGCGCTGAGGACCGCGAAGTCGCGGATCGCCGGCAGCGGGCTGACGACGTTCGAGAGGAAGCCGACGCCGGTCGAGAACGTCGCCGCGGCGAGCGCGAGGGTCACGCCGGCGAGGCCGAGAGCCATGGCCGCCGCCGACGCCCGCGGACCGCCGTCGGCCGTCGCCGAACGGGCCGACGGCGACCGCGGCGTTTCGAGGGTCCCCGCGCGGGCCTCGCGGTAGCGCATCACGACGTGCAGCGCGTAGTCGATCGAGAGGCCGATCAGCAGGAACGGGACGGCGATCAGCAGTTGGCTGCTCGGGATTTCGAGCCAGCCCTGAATCCCGGCGAGCCAGGCCATCACGACGGTGATGCCGACGAAGCCGAGCAGGACGTCGACGGCGTCGCGGTAGGTCACCCCGAGGACGACGCCGACGAGCAGGAGGGCGACCGGCGTGATGATCGCGAAGCTGTCGCCGACGGCGCTGGCCGCGGCCGCGTCGGTGATCCCCTGACCGAAGACGAAGCCGTCGTCGAACCGCTCCTCGAACAGGCTCCGGAGGACGATCTGGGCCTCGTAGGCCGCCTCGGGGTCCTCGTCGGGGCCGCTATCGTCCTCCTGGAAGACGAACGTGATCCGCGCGTCGGCGTCGGTCTCGCCCTGCTCGTAGTCGCTCGGGAGGAACGCCGTCGGACTCTCCCCGCCGCGGTCGGCCTCGGGGTCGAGCACGTCCGCGAGCAGGGCCTCGACCTCCTCGTCCGACCGCGATTCGAGGGCCTCGATCCCCTCGTCGAGCGTCGGCTCGCTCGTATCCGGCGGCCCCTGTGCGGCCGCGGCGCGGTCCTCGAAGACTGCGGCGGTCGCGACGACGTTCTCGAGGCCGACGAACCCCTCGTCGGTCAGCGTGGCGTTTACCGTCTCGTTCGCGCGGGCCTCGCGCTGGAGGCGGAGGCTCTCGAGCAGCGAGTCCCGGCTCAGGACGTCGCCGCCCTCCTCGCGGACGACCACCTGCGCGACGACGCGGTCGTCGGTGTCGTAGGTCGCCTCGATCTCTTCGAGCGCGTCGGTCTCGGGGGAGTCGGTCTCGAACTGCCCGATCCCGCCGTCCTCGGGGTCGTTCACGACCGCCCCCGCGGCGACCACCAGCGTGAGGACGAGCAGGCAGGCGACGACCAGCCTGCTCCGGGTAGCGACGAACTCGGCGTACCGGTCGGCGAGCGAACTCATCGGTCGGGACCACCTCGGACGGGCGCGTCGGCGTGCATCGTCGTCCCGTGGAACCCGAGCGTTCATATGCGTTCGGATGGAAATCGGTGTCGTATAATCCGAAACCGATTATGAACACGGAGATCGACCGCGACCGCGGCGTGCTCAGCCCCGCCGACCGCGAGTTCCTGCTCGGCGAGCGGGAACTCGGCCACGAGCAGTCGCGGCGCAACGCCGAGGCGCGCGTTCGTCGGCGCGTCGAGAACGCCATCCTCGACTTCGACCTGCTGTTGCACACGCTCCCGGAGAAGGACCGGCGGCAGGTGTTCGAGGGGGTTCCGGCCGACCAGGACCTGCTCGACGGGCTCAGGGCCGCGATCGCGTTCGCCTACGTCGGCACCAGAGAACGGGGGGTGGACTTCGAGCGGGTGCTCGTCCCCGCGGTCCGGAGCGCCGAGGAGGCCGTCGCGGCCAAGGAAGCGGGGACGAACGTGGCCGTCGACGTCACGTTCGAGGTCGAGACGACGGTCCGGGCGACGCTCGACGGGATCGCGGCCCGACTCGACGCCGGCGAGCCGGTGACCCCCCGCGAACTGTTCTCGCTCGTGATGCAAGGCGAGTACGACCCGGCCCGCCACGACCGCATCGCGCTCGTCCGCGCCGACGACGACGGCGTCGACGACGAGTTCCTCGATCGGCTGGCGTCGTACCTCGGCGGCGACGTCCGGCGACTGACCCGCTCGCGGGCGGTGATCGACCTGCGGGACGACGGCGACGGCGGCGACGGATGTGCGCCCTGACCGGCACGAGCCACGCGAGGATCGGGTCAGACGCGAAACACCTAACAGGGATGGGCGGTGAAAGGGTAGGTATGGCCGAGTCCGTCACCGGCGCGTTCGACCGCCTCGACGGGCCCCGCGGCGACGTTTTCGTAGGGGCCTCCTAGCCCCGCATCCCAACCCCGTATCGACGGATGTATTGTAGCCGACCGGCATTCACCGAGCAACGACCAGTATACAGATGTACGACCGACGTCCGCGACCCACGACGACGCAGCGCCGACGCCCGATCCGGGCGGTGAGAGCATGAGCACGGACGCCGAAGCCCGCGAGCGCGACGACGACGGCCTCGACGGCGGCTACGACCCCGACGAGGTCGAGCCGAAGTGGCAGCAGCGGTGGGTCGACGCCGATACCTACCGCTACGAGGGCGACCCGGGACAGGACCCGAACACCGTCTACTCGATCGACACGCCGCCGCCGACGGTCTCGGGGAGCCTGCACATGGGCCACCTCTACGGCCACACCCTCCAGGACTTCGCCGCGCGCTTCCAGCGGATGGCCGACGGCGACGTGCTGTTCCCGTTCGGCTACGACGACAACGGGATCGCCTCCGAGCGACTGACCGAGAAGGAACTCGACATCCGCCACCAGGAGTACGAGCGCCGCGAGTTCCAGCAGCTCTGCCGGGAGGTCTGCCAGGAGTACGAGGCCGAGTTCACCGAGAAGATGCAGGGGCTGGGCTGCTCGATCGACTGGAACAACACGTACAAGACGATCGAGCCCCGCGTCCAGCGCATCTCGCAACTCTCCTTCCTCGACCTCTACGAGAAGGGCCGCGAGTACCGCAAGAAGGCGCCGGCGATCTGGTGTCCCGAGTGCGAGACCGCCATCTCGCAGGTCGAGATGGAGGACATGGAGCGGGGTTCGCACTTCAACGACATCGCGTTCGACCTCGTCGGCGAGGACGCCCCGCGCGAGGAGTTCGTCATCTCGACGACCCGTCCCGAACTGCTGCCGGCGTGTGTCTCGGTGTTCGTCCACCCCGACGACGAGGAGAATCAGGACCTCGTCGGCGAGACGGCCCGCATCCCGATCTTCGGCCACGAGGTGCCGATCATCGCGGACGACCGCGTCGACATGGAGAAAGGCAGCGGGGTCGTCATGTGCTGTACCTTCGGCGACCAGAAGGACATCGAGTGGTACCAGGCCCACGACCTCCCGCTTCGCGTCGCGATCGACGAGTCCGCGACGATGACCGACCTCGCCGGCGAGTACGAGGGGCTGTCGACCGAGGCGGCCCGCGAGGCCATCGTCGAGGACCTCGACGCGGCGGGCTACCTCCGGGACCGCCGCGAGATCAGCCACACGGTGCAGGTCCACGAGCGCTGTGACACGCCCGTCGAGTTCCGCGTCTCCAAGCAGTGGTACGTCGAAATCTTAGACCACAAGGAGGAGTACCTCGAGGCCGGCCGGGAGATGGACTGGTACCCGGAGAAGATGTTCACCCGGTACAAACACTGGATCGAGGGACTGGAGTGGGACTGGCTGATCTCCCGCCAGCGCGACTCGGGCATCCCGTTCCCCGTCTGGTACTGCGCCGACTGCGACCACGAGGTCGTGGCCGAGAAGGCGGACCTCCCGGTCGACCCGCTGTCGGACGACCCGCCCGTGGACACGTGTCCGGAGTGCGGCCACGACGAGTTCGTCCCCGAGGACGACGTCTTCGACACGTGGGCCACGTCGTCGCTCACCCCCCTCATCAACGCCGGCTGGGACTGGGACGCCGAGGCCGAGGCGTTCCGGATGGAGCACCCGGAACTGTACCCGTTCGACCTGCGCCCGCAGGGTCACGACATCATCTCGTTCTGGCTGTTCCACACCATCGTCAAGTGCTACGAACACACCGGCGAGGTGCCGTTCGACGCGACGATGATAAACGGCCACGTCTTGGACGAGAACCGCGAGAAGATGTCCAAATCGCGGGGCAACGTCGTCGAACCCAGCGAGGTGCTCGCGGAGTACCCGGTCGACGCCGTCCGGTTCTGGGCGGCCAGCGCCGCCGTCGGCGACGACTTCCCGTTCAGCGAGAAGGACATCGTCGCCGGCGAGAAGCTGCTGCGAAAGCTCTGGAACGCCTCGAAGCTGGTCGACTCGCTCGCGCCGCGCGAGCCCGACGAACCCGCGGAACTCGAGGCGATCGACCGCTGGCTGCTCGCGGAACTCGACGCCGCGGTCGAGGAACTGACCGACCACTTCGCCGAGTACGAGTTCGCCAAGGCGCGCAACCGCCTGCGGACGTTCTTCTGGAACACGTTCTGTGACGACTACCTCGAAATCGCCAAGACCAGGGAGGACGAGTCCTCGACGGCGTACGCGCTGCGGACGGCCCACCGGGCGTTCCTGAAGCTGTGGGCGCCGTTCCTCCCGCACGTCACGGAGGAGATCTGGCAGGCGCTGTACGCCGGCGAGGGGAGCCTCGACGAGACGAGCGTCCACACCTACGAGTGGCCCGACCCGCGCGGCTACGAGGCCGACCTCGAGGCCGGCGAGACGGCGATGGAAGTCATCTCCGCGCTGCGGCGGTACAAGTCCGAGCGCCAGCTTCCGCTCAACGCCGACCTCGGGTCCGTCTCGGTCTTCGGCCCGATCGAGGGCTTCGAGGCGGCGATCAGCGACGTGATGCACGTCGCGGCGCTCGAAGCGCTCGACGAGCCGCCGGAGATCACGACCGAGGTGGCCGCGATCGACCTCGACTACGCCACCATCGGGCCGAAGTTCGGATCGAAGGTCGGCGAGATCGACGCCGCCATCGAGGCCGGCGAGTACGAACTCGACGAGGAGACGGGCGTGCTTCGCGTCGCCGGCGAGGAACTCGACGAGGACCTCTTCGAGGTGGAACTCGAACGGACCTACTCCGGCGACGGCGAGATGCTCGAAACCGAGTCGGCGGTCGTCGTCGTCGAGTAACGTCGCGGGTCCTGCGTTCCTCGGCGCCCGGATCGACGTTTTACCGTCCGGACGATTGATAGGTGCCCCCGCCCATCCTCGGGTATGCGACGACGCGTCCTGCGCGCGCTCGTCGCGGCCGCGGCCGGCTGTTCCGCGCGCGGGTCGACCGGCCGGACCGGGAGCCGTACGGGCTGGGCGGCGCCGAACCGGTCGCCGACCCGCCGGCCGAGGTGGCGATGGGCGGCGCCTGCCCGCCCCGCGGCGAGGACGTGGCGCGCGTGGTCTGCGACGACGAGATCGATCCCGACGAGACGGCGACGTTCCTCGAACCGTCGGCCGAGACCGTCGGCGGCGAGCCTCGACCCGTACCTCGACCTCGCTCCCGGCAGTCGAGACCGGCCGGTCACCCTCTCGTTCGATTCGCCCGGCTTTCACACGTTTTCGCCCGCGTGGCCAGCGCCAGAAACAGCGCGAGCAGCGTGAACGTCACCTCGCCGACGGCGACGGTGCCGAGGGCGTCAGCCCCGAGGAACGTCGGGGCGTCGCGGGCGACGGGGATCACGGTGTGGTGGGGGGCGTCGCCGACGACCGGGACGAAGTAGTCGACGACGAGGTTCGACCAGTACCACAGCAGCGCGACGGCGACCGCCCACACGGGGAAGTCGGTGATGCGGTGGAGGACCAGCGCCTGGACGACCATCGCGAGGTGGCTCCAGAAGAGGAACTGGTACATCGCGGGGTGGAGGTAGTCGTAGGCGTCGGCGAACGCCAGCAGCGTGTACGGCGTCCACAGCCCGAGGATCACGTTCCCGAAGAACGCGAGCGCGGTGAGCCACGGCCGCTCGCGGCCCAGTTTCCACGAGGCGATCGCCAGCGCGATCAGCAGCGTCGCGAACGGGCTGTCGGGCACCCACGGCCACATGATCGCCGGCGTCGTGGCGAACTGCGAGGAGTAGTACCAGAACCCGAACGCGGTGCCGGCGAGGTTGACGGCGACGACGAGCCACGCGTACCGTAGCCCGAGGTCCTCCACCCGCTTCGGCACCGGCGCGAGGTAGCGGGGCAGCGGCGCTCGCTCCGGCAACCGTGTCGGCTCGGTCATCGTCCGCCGTCACGGGGGGGGAACGCAAAACGGTACCGATCGGCGACAGGTCGACCGGCGAATCGCCGGCGGCGGCGTCGGGGGGTAACAGACACGCACAAGTGGGGCGCGCGCTAACCCCGGCGTATGCCGACCACGACCGACCTCGAGGATCTGCGGCGCGGAACCGACCTCGTCAAGCGGGGCTTCGCTCGAATGCAGAAAGGCGGCGTCATCATGGACGTCGTGAACCCCGAACAGGCGCGCATCGCCGAGGAGGCCGGTGCCGTGGCCGTGATGGCTCTGGAGGCCGTCCCGGCGGACATCAGAAAGCGCGGCGGCGTCGCCCGGATGGCCGACCCCGCGGAGGTCGAGGCGATCATCGACGCCGTCTCCATCCCCGTGATGGGCAAGGCCCGCATCGGCCACACGAAGGAGGCGGAGATCCTCGAGGCCGTCGGCGTCGACATGATCGACGAGTCCGAGGTGCTGACGCCGGCCGACGACGCCTACCACATCGACAAGCGCGAGTTCACCGCGCCGTTCGTCTGTGGCGCCCGCGACCTCGGCGAGGCGCTGCGCCGGATCGGCGAGGGCGCGGCGATGATCCGCACCAAGGGCGAAGCCGGCACCGGCGACGTCAACCAGGCGGTCCACCACCAGCGCACCATCAAAGGCGAGATCCGCAAACTCGAGGGGATGAGCCACGAGGAACGGGAGGCTTACGCCCGCGAGATCAGGGCGCCCGCCGACCTCGTCCACGAGACTGCCGAGATGGGACGGCTCCCCGTGGTCAACTTCGCCGCCGGCGGCATCGCGACCCCCGCCGACGCCGCGCTCATGATGCACCACGAGTGCGACGGCATCTTCGTCGGCAGCGGCATCTTCGGTGCCGAGAACCCCGAGGCGATGGCCGACGCCATCGTCCGGGCGGTCAACGACTGGGACGACCCCGAGGCGCTGGCCGAAATCTCGAAAAACATCGGCGCGGGGATGAGAGGCGACGCCAACGTCGACCTTCCCGACGAGGAGAAGTTGCAGGGTCGGGGCGTCTAGGGGCGCTCACCGACACACCGCCGAACCGACGCTGAACGGCTAAAAACCCGGTATATCGCGGAGTATCGCTTTCCCGTCCGGAGGACGAGGGTACCGTATGGACCACCCGCGTTCGCGCGACGGATCCGCGAGTGACGGCGACGGGAACGGCGGCCACGAACACGACCACGGCCACCCCGGCCCCGGACCGGACTACGACCGGACGCCGCTCGTGGTCACCTGGGAGGTGACACAGGCCTGCGCGCTCGCCTGCGACCACTGTCGTGCCGAGGCGACGCCGGAGCGCCACCCGGACGAACTCACGACCGAGGAGGGTCTCGCGCTCTTCGATCAGGTCGCGTCGTTCGACGGCCGGCAGCCGTTTCTCGTCCTCTCGGGCGGCGACCCGCTCGAACGACCGGACCTGTTCGACCTGATCGAGGGGGCCCGCGACCGCGGCCTGCGGCCGTCGGTCACGCCGGCGACGACGCCGGCGCTCGACCGCGAGACCGTCGAGCGACTCGCCGACGCCGGCGTCGAACGGCTGGCGGTCAGCCTCGACGGCGCGACCCCCGAGCGCCACGACGCCTTCCGCGGCGAGGCCGGCACGTTCGAGGCGGCGATCCGCGCGGCGAGACACGCCCGCGAGGCCGGGATCTCGACGCAGGTCAACACGACGGTCACCGCCGCGACCGTCTCGGACCTCCCGGCGATCGCAGACCGCGTCGAGGACCTCGGGGCGGCGATGTGGGAGGTGTTCTTCCTCGTCCCGATCGGCCGCGGCGAGACCCTCGACCAGCTCCGGCCGACCGAGGCCGCCGCGGTGGCGGCGTGGCTCTACCGGCGCTCGCAGGCGGCGCCCTACCGCGTGATCACCGTCGAAGCACCCTTCTACCGCCGGGTGGCGCGGGAGGTCGCGACCGCGGCGGGCGAGCGGCCCCGGCGGGTGGGGTCGACTGGCGCCGGCAACGGCTTCGTCTTCGTCAGCTACGACGGCGAGGTCTACCCCTCCGGGTTCATGCCGACGAGCGCGGGGAACGTCCGCGAGGAGTCGCTCGTGACGATCTACCGGGAGTCGGACCTGCTGCGGGCGCTGCGCGACCGCGAGTCGTTTTCGGGGCCCTGCGGCGACTGCGCCGCGACCGAGGTCTGCGGGGGCTCTCGCTCCCGGGCTTACGCGGCGACGGGCGACCCCCGCGGGAGCGATCCGCTCTGCCCGTGGGCGGCGACGGACCACGCCTACGACGCCGCCGACGCGCCGTGGCTCGACGCGGGGACGGTGCCCGAGGTGATGCGGTGAGCGACGACTGGCGCGAGGGGCTGGACGCGGTCGACGAGGCGCTGCTCGACGGCTACCAGCGCGGGTTCCCCGTCGAGCGCCGGCCGTTCGAGGCGATCGGCGCCGACCTCGGGATCGACGGCGACGAGGCCTTCGACCGCGTCCGGGCGCTGGTCGACCGCGGGGCCATCCGACGGGTGGGGCCGGTGCTCGCCCCCTCCGCGATCGGGTCGTCGACGCTCGCGGCGCTCTCGGTGCCGGACGACGAGTTCGCGGCCGCCGCCGCGGTCGTCAACGGCTACCCGCAGGTCAGCCACAACTACCGCCGGGACCACGAGTGGAACATGTGGTTCGTGCTCGCGGCCGGGTCGCGCGCGAGGCGGGACGCCCTCCTCGCCGATATCGCCGCCGAGACGGGCCGGGAGCCGCTGGTCCTCCCGAAACTGCGAACCTACGGCGTCGACCTCGCGTTCGCCGTCGGCGGCGACGACCGGACGCCGGGCGAGTCCTCGGCGGCCGACGAACGGCCGCGCGCCGGCACACCCCGCGAGGAGCAGTCCGTCTCCCTGACGCGCTTCGAGGGGGACCTCCTGCTCGAGATACAGGACGGCCTCCCGCCGTCGGCGACGCCCTACGCGGACGTCGCGGCGTCGCTCGGGGCCGACGTCGACGACGTGCTCGCGGCGCTCGACCGGTTGCTCGACCGCGGTGCCGTCAAGCGGGTCGGGTGCGTCGTCAGCCACCGGAAGACCGGGTTCGACGCGAACTGCATGGTCGTCTGGGCGGTTCCGGAGGACGCGGTCGACGCGGTCGGCCGCGAGGTCGCCGCCTACCCGTTCGTGACGAAGTGCTACCGTCGGCCGCGCCGTCCCGACCGGGGCTGGGAGTACACCCTGTTCACCATGCTCCACGGCCGGTCGCGGGCGGCCGTCGACGAGCGGATCGACGACCTCGCCGCCGAGATCCAGTACCCTCACGAGCGCCTCTCCACGGTCGAGAAGCTGAAACAGACCGGCGTCCGCTTCGAGCGCCTCGGCGAGGGCCGGTAGGTGTCGGGACTACGGCTTCGTCGCGCCGAGGGCTCGACGAACCGCCCGTCGGACACCGGCCCGGAGAGCGAATCCTTGCGGGGCGAACCGGAAAGCTTTCGTGCCAGTTGTGTGCCCTGAACGACATGCGACGCCGCCAGTTCCTCGCCAGCGGAACCGCCCTCCTCTCCGTCGCCATCGCCGGGTGTGGCCACCCGCCCGTGGTTCTCGACATGGACGACGCGACGGCGGACGGCATCGCCGGCGAAGTTTCGATGACCGCCGTGCCCGGGTCCGAAGAATACGCCGTCGTCACGTCGGCCCGCGAGAACGGATCGGCCACGCGGGCCGGACGGCACGCGCTGTTCGATCACACCGACACCGTGCGGGTCGAAGACGCCTTCTACGACGTTTCGGAAACTCGACTCGGGAGCAGCGAGGTGACGGTCTACGAGGTCCGCGTCGATTTCGATCCGGACGACCCGACGCCGGAACTCGGCGAAATCGAGTACGACGACCTCCCCGAGACCGATCGCCGGCGCCTCGACGCGATCGTCTCTGACGACCCGCCCAGTCAGGACGGATACGATCTGGGCGTCGGTTACGGAACCGCCGAGGAGGTGGGGGACGGATCGGTGTTCGTTCCGGAGCAACAGTACGATGTTCTCGTCTACGACGGGGATCGGTACCGAGTCGCGGTCGACTCCCGAACGGCGTCCGAGGTGGAGTACCGGTACGAGGCGACGGAGGTCGCTCCCGACGTCGAGACGTTCGCCGACCGGGTTCGAGCGCAGTATCTGTTCGCGCTCACGGGCCTCTCCGAGGCCGAACGCGCGGTCGTCGAGGAAGCGATCGACGGGGGGTACTTCGAAGACGACGACGCCTTCCGGTCGGTGGTCGACCGCATCCGAGAGCACGAGGGGCTGGACGTGGACGACTTCTACGGGACGTGGCTCGTGGAGTACGAGGGCGTCGAGTATCTCACCTACGCCGAGTGGTAGACCGTCGCCGGCGCGCGTCGGCTACGTCCACGCGCGCGGCGGCGGCACGGCGCCCGCCCGAACGAGCGCGAGCAGGAGGAAGTACGCCGCGAGCGCGCCGCCTCCCGCCGAGAGCAGCGGCGAGGGCGCGACGGCCGCGCCGACGGCGACGAGCGCGAGCGCGCCCGCGAGCGACGCGACCTGAACGGCCCGCCGCTCCCAGTACCGGCGCACGGCCGCCGCCCGTCGCGCGGCGACGGCCTCGAAGGCGAGCGTCCCGGCGGCACCGAGGAGGAAAGCGGGGACCGACGGCGCGGCGTCGACGGCGACGAACGCGGCCGCGAACGCCGCGAGGGCGACCGCCGCGAGCGCCCCGTCGGTTCGCGCGCCCATCTCCGGTCAGCGGTACAGTCGGGCGCCGTCGCCGACGCGGGTCTGGTAGGCGCGGCTCTCGACGCCGGCATCGTCGAAGGCGTCGAGCATCGCGGCGGCGACCGCGCGCCGGTCGGGCCGGCGACAGACCGCGAGCAGGGCCGGCCCCGCGCCGCTGACGGTGACGCCCGTCGCGCCCGCATCGAGGGCCGCCTCGCGGACGGCGTCGTAGCCGTCGATGAGCGCGGCGCGTTCGGGGGTGACGATGCCGTCGTCCATGCCGCGGCCGACGAGGTCGGGGTCGTCGCGGGCCATGCCGACGGCCAGCGTGGCGGCGTTCCCGACCGTCTCGACGACGTCGGGGAGGGCGGCCGAGTCGGGGACGACGCCGCGCGCGTCGCGCGTGGAGACGGTGATGTCGGGGAGACACGCCACCAGCGACAGCGAGGCGTCGACGCGGGTGACGCCGTCGTCGGTGACGACGGTGAAGCCGCCGAGCAGCGCCGGGGCGACGTTGTCGGCGTGGGCCTCCCCGGAGACCAGCGCCTCGCCCTCGGCGGCGACCGGGACGAGTTCCTCGCGGGAGCGGCCGCGGTCGTAGAGTTCGTCGAGCGCGACGGCCGCGGCGGCGGCGCTGGCGGCCGACGAGCCGAGGCCGGAGGACGGCCGGACGCCCTTGTCGATCCGGATGTAGGCGGGCGCGTCGAGGGCCTCCGCGACCGCGCCGACGGTGTTCTTCGCGGGGTCGTCCGGGATGTACTGGCTGCCGACGCCGGTCACCTCGATGGTCGTCTCCGGGGCGCGTTCGACCCGGATCACGTCGGCGGGCGCCCCGAGCGCGAGACCGAAGACGTCGAAACCGCTGCCCAGGTTCGCACTCGTCGCCGGCGCCCGCACGGTGAGCATGGCGCCTTCTATCGGGAGTGAGGGCAAAAAGGTAGCGAACGCCGCGACCCTGCCTCGCGGCGCCCGCGGCCGGTTTCGCCGTCCCGGCACCCCCCGACCGCGCGAGGCGCGGTACCGGCGCGCACGCGGCGCCCTCCCACGGAGCGGTCGAATCGGTGGGACTAAATTCGCGTGCCGGCTCCGTACCTGCATGGGTTTTGGTAGCTACGACGAGTCCGAGCAACGGCAACCCGACGCGGACGACGACGGCGAGAGCGCGGGCGTCACCGTCCACGAGAACGACTACGAGGGCGAGATGAGCGTCGAGACCGGCGGCTCGACCGACGACCTCCTCGGGCAACTCCAGGACATCAAGGCGTCGAAAGACGAGTAAGCGGGGTCCGCCCCCTCTCTGCGAGCGTCAGTCGTCCGGGTTGGCGGCGACGTCGGCCCCCGACCGGGCGAAGACGCGGTCGAGGCCGACCAGCAGACCCGCCGAGAGCGCCGCGCCGGCGAGGGCAAACGCCGCAAGGAGGGCGAAGAAGGCGCCGGTCGAGAAGCCGTCGAGGACGAAGCCGCCGATGGCGATGCTGGCCGCGCCGAGGCCGAACTCGCCGAGGTAGGTGTAGCCGTAGGAGAGCCCCCGGGCGTCGGCCGGCGTGTAGACCGCGACGGCGTTCTGGTAGAACGGCTGGATCGCGAACAGGAAGAAGCCGAGGACGGCACAGTAGGCGACGATGGCGACCAGTCCGACCGACGCGACGGGGACGAACGAAAGCGCCAGCGCCGCGAGGACGACGAAGATGACCGCCATCCCG
The Salinilacihabitans rarus DNA segment above includes these coding regions:
- a CDS encoding radical SAM protein; this translates as MDHPRSRDGSASDGDGNGGHEHDHGHPGPGPDYDRTPLVVTWEVTQACALACDHCRAEATPERHPDELTTEEGLALFDQVASFDGRQPFLVLSGGDPLERPDLFDLIEGARDRGLRPSVTPATTPALDRETVERLADAGVERLAVSLDGATPERHDAFRGEAGTFEAAIRAARHAREAGISTQVNTTVTAATVSDLPAIADRVEDLGAAMWEVFFLVPIGRGETLDQLRPTEAAAVAAWLYRRSQAAPYRVITVEAPFYRRVAREVATAAGERPRRVGSTGAGNGFVFVSYDGEVYPSGFMPTSAGNVREESLVTIYRESDLLRALRDRESFSGPCGDCAATEVCGGSRSRAYAATGDPRGSDPLCPWAATDHAYDAADAPWLDAGTVPEVMR
- a CDS encoding Lrp/AsnC family transcriptional regulator, yielding MSDDWREGLDAVDEALLDGYQRGFPVERRPFEAIGADLGIDGDEAFDRVRALVDRGAIRRVGPVLAPSAIGSSTLAALSVPDDEFAAAAAVVNGYPQVSHNYRRDHEWNMWFVLAAGSRARRDALLADIAAETGREPLVLPKLRTYGVDLAFAVGGDDRTPGESSAADERPRAGTPREEQSVSLTRFEGDLLLEIQDGLPPSATPYADVAASLGADVDDVLAALDRLLDRGAVKRVGCVVSHRKTGFDANCMVVWAVPEDAVDAVGREVAAYPFVTKCYRRPRRPDRGWEYTLFTMLHGRSRAAVDERIDDLAAEIQYPHERLSTVEKLKQTGVRFERLGEGR
- a CDS encoding homoserine kinase, with the protein product MLTVRAPATSANLGSGFDVFGLALGAPADVIRVERAPETTIEVTGVGSQYIPDDPAKNTVGAVAEALDAPAYIRIDKGVRPSSGLGSSAASAAAAAVALDELYDRGRSREELVPVAAEGEALVSGEAHADNVAPALLGGFTVVTDDGVTRVDASLSLVACLPDITVSTRDARGVVPDSAALPDVVETVGNAATLAVGMARDDPDLVGRGMDDGIVTPERAALIDGYDAVREAALDAGATGVTVSGAGPALLAVCRRPDRRAVAAAMLDAFDDAGVESRAYQTRVGDGARLYR
- a CDS encoding DUF5786 family protein; this translates as MGFGSYDESEQRQPDADDDGESAGVTVHENDYEGEMSVETGGSTDDLLGQLQDIKASKDE